Genomic window (Arachis hypogaea cultivar Tifrunner chromosome 13, arahy.Tifrunner.gnm2.J5K5, whole genome shotgun sequence):
ctaattatctaaatattagaatttattacTCTCAAACTAAAAATAGAATTAACAAATCCCCGCCCTACTTACATAATTGGATGAGACTCCAAAGAATGTTAGTAACTTAGTATATATTTATTACACATGCAGGTCAGCTTCATATGGCAACCCGTAAAGAATGGCATTGAAAAAGAGCTTCCCTTGTAGTTTTCAAGAAGAATATAAAATGAAACATTTTCCGCTTTATataaaaaaactttttgaaattaGATCTTATATTAGATATAGAAAATTAGGTATGCTATAAATTGTGTTATATTTAGTAAAAGGATCTCAGCAAATATTAATagcatttaaattaaaaagatacatAGAGATATAGTGTGTATAACAAAGttttatttaaacttttttatgtgtataaaaattaagaaaataatatttatattatttttgtgaaCACTagttttgtacatatttttaatgatatgaaaaatttattacttatttttaatactaaaaataaaaaataaataaaaaattgtataaaaaaattacatataagtGGGTGTAGTTAACTTTATTTGAAATTGATATttaagagtcgttagatgatttaattgatttgactaaattttaatttaacagCTCTGAATTATCAACTTCAtggaagtcgacttcacctgagttttcaccttacatataatattattttatatttatatttattataaattaaatttaacataaTATAGTGGCCATCGGGAACCCTATTTTTTAGATccgatttctctctctctctctctctcgttcaCGTTCAGATTGTTTTAGTTTGGTGATTCTCTTTCCTCTCTtcgcactctctctctctcctctctctttctctttctctttctctttctctctctttcagaTTTCTGTCTCTCTCATCTTTCTCTCTCCAGCAAGGGCCAAACCCTAAAGAGCCGTTTGCACCCACCAAGTAagttttctctctcctctctcttctctctctctctctctctctcctttaaaATTTGAATAGATAGATGGGGTCCTTCATCAACCGTCGAACCCTCTCATTCCTTTTTGCATCCTTATAAATATTCTGTTATATGAATTTTCCTTTTTAGTATTTTGGATTTTCTTTGCCGTTATAAGCTAGATCTCCTATTCAAGTTCTCACAATTTTGGAACCCTAGTTCTGATTGTTGGTTAGCTCAAATGGGAATTGGGGATCTGCGCCAGATGCTATGCTTTTGTGTGTGTTCTGTTTTGTTCTCGGGAAAATGTAGGGACCACAGGGACCTTCAGATCGTGAGTTTTCATCTTTGTGGTGATTCAAAATCGAGCAAGTTCCCGAGTTCTTCACTCGGAAATGCTAAATCTAGATTGTCTGAGCGTGATTTGGTAATTTAGCTTTGATAATGTCGGAGAGTTTCAATATTTTGTCGAACCAAATTGTGTGGGTGTTCCACTTAGAAGGCAAGATCTATTTGGGtccattgcttttgtttttccccCTCTCTGTGCTTGTTGGTGTCGATTTATTTTCTGAGGTTCAGCTCATGGACTTTGAAAAGTGCTTCCAGTTTATGTTTCCGTGTAATGGTGGTATGCTAAGGCTTTAATGATGTACActgaaaaaagaagcaaaagacatagttttgaaacttcatgatctttttgtttctttcctcTTTGTGTAGTTGTCATGGATGATGATATGTTGAACATGACCAATTGGGGATACTATGAACCCTTCAAAGGAGGGCATCTTGGCCTGCAGCTCATGCCTGGTATGACAGATCGTGACACAAAACCATTTATGCCTGGTCGTGATCCAACTATGTTAGTTAATACAAATGGAACCTTTCACCCTCGAGACTGTGTAGTTTCCGAAGCACAAATGCCAATCAACTATGTGAGGGATAGTTGGATAAGCCAGCGAGATAGGTTTTTCAATATGCAGCCTACCAATCCCAATTATCCTGTTCTTCCGGAAACTTCAGCCGCCCCAACCCAAATTACACAGCCACCTGATACATCAAGAGATGAGAAGGCTGATATAGTTGAAGAAACAGTGCAAAAGGAAGGAGTCCAACCAAGGAAACGGCAGGGTAGGGTTGCCTCAACAACTCCAAAAGCGAAGAAACCAAGGAAGCCGAAGGATAACAGCAATGCTCCTGTCCAAAGATCGAAGCCCATGAAGACAATTGAGTTTGTAATAAATGGAATTGATATGGATATTTCCAGTTTACCCATTCCAGTTTGTTCATGTACCGGGACTCCGCAGCAGTGTTATCGCTGGGGATGTGGAGGATGGCAGTCTGCTTGTTGTACTACAAATGTGTCGACATATCCATTGCCAATGAGCATGAAACGACGTGGGGCAAGGATAGCTGGACGGAAAATGAGCCAGGGTGCTTTTAAGAAGGTATTAGAGAAACTAGCAGCCGAAGGCTATAATTTTGGTAACCCAATTGACCTGAGGAATCACTGGGCTAGACATGGCACCAACAAATTTGTCACTATCAGGTAGTTAGGTGCTTCTGAGACCCATGACCTCTGGTCTGTTTAACTTGTATATAACACCTGTGTTGAGTTATTTCACACAGATGTTGAGTTATTTGTTCTCAGTTATCTAAGAATGTCTTGGTATGGTACTTCTACCTGAAATTTGAACATtccatttcttttgttcttttaccATCTTCTTCTTATGTGACAAGGGATGGCTATGTTGGTATGGCATTAACATTTATGTAGATGATCTTTTACTAGATTGACTATTTTTGGGTAATACTCATTCAcattttaattgtatttgctcAAGTTGTTGACTAATGTTATGATCTTTGTTTTAGATTTGTTACTATTAACAATGAATTATAGTTTCATATTTAGTTTGTCCTAAAGGTTCATTAATCATATGCTGATTGTGCTTTTTTTATTTAACCAATCAGTTTTGTAGTTGCATAGGATCTTGATAGCAATACTTTCACTTAACTGCTTGAGACGTGTACCCCATTTAGACTTCTTTTATCTCGGTTAGAGTTCTAGCACAACATGCTTTTCCTTTTTCGGATCTTTAGATCTTACATCTATGATGTATAATCTCAAGTGAAAGTTTAATCTTTAGTGAGTGTATAATCCGCCAAATATTCCATGCCTCTGTGTTGTAGCAGAATGAGATGAAAAAATCAGTACAAGGTAGACATGATTCAATCCCAGTGATTTTTAGCTGTCAATGCAATGTAACGACTCCATATGTTTTGCTGGCTCTTATTATTAGTACAGCCGTACAGGATTGTGATATTGTCGAAAATAGGAATTTGGCCTTGGTACGTTTAAGGTTTAATCACTATTGTTGTTGTGAATAACTAAGCAGTTTTGTTTGGTGCAACGAACTGGCAAGAGCTTatcaactaaaaataattttttcttaatgTTAATATGaatctgattctgattctgatgttTTGTTAATTGGCAACTCTTAATGGAATGCTGACAAAATATGGATGGATTCTTTAATTAGGAACCTGTCGATAGTATTACAACTTTATCCTGCTTGGCATAAATTAAGGTAAGAAAATTTGGACTTTGTAGTTTGTATGTCATCTTGGTTTTGTCAATTTTGTTAGAGGTGTATGAGTATTATTAGTATTAATTAACGATGTGTGTGTCAGTGCCATATAAATTCTTAGAGCGTACAAAAATAGCTTGCGAATTttattataacatactaaaaggAAGAGATGGGGATGCTACATATTGTAGATATGAAATGCTAAATACATAATGTCACTGCCCAAATAGTCAAATGGAACCTGAGCGTAAAAGTTGTTGGTGGCAATGGATGTATATAATTTTCGATAATTGTAAGAGAAAGtataagtaattaatatttacttagtcaatattagttatttaaaatttaggtttataatttatagcataaaatttaatataaacaaaataattttaaaaaaagttgaTTGATGTTTACTGAAAAAGGTTGGTTTATAACGATTTACCAGTCATCTAATAATCAGCTGACATAAATTTTATGCTGATGCTTTTTGTAATTTTGCtgggaaaaaaaaatcttaatcaaAGAAGCAAATGAACCTCTTGCAAAAGTGGAAAAAAGTTGATAGCACTAGCCTTGCTCCATTGGGGATCCTCtgctttcttttaaaaaatgagtAACTTAACCCACATGTAAAGCTGGTCAAGGTTAGTGGGATTTAGCTTCTAATTTATCTTTTAACCTTGGATTTGGAATGAATGGTGGTAGTACATGGTTTTAATGCGATGCaaaaatgaatgcatgagtgAAGGAAAATGTTGAAGACGACAAGGTTAACATACATGCTGGTGAATATCTATCTAatcataagaaaagaaaagacagTTGTAcatagagatttttaaaactctcCTAATAAACTGAATAGGTGGGATTCAAAAATTCCTCTGCAAATGAGGATCGGAGATTGATAAAACAGATATCGTGTTTCATAACATGTAATGGATAAGGTCTAATTTCAAAATGGTGGGAGAGCCATTACATTTATTTTAAGCAGGTACGCTTaattgattatgatgatgatgatgatatcctctctagaaactaattagaTCAGGAAGAACTTGAGGTGGAGGAGGAGGTTGACATACGAGGCTGTAGTCATATGATGAATCCAAGAAAGGGTTCTTGTTTTGCCATGATGAAGAATAATCATCAACATCATCAAACACCTCCCACTGCTCTGTGATCACCGTTTTCAACTCTTTCTCCATGCAACTGTCGCTCAGCACAATGGCCATGTTGTCTCCGCTGCTTATGATTCTTTCAAGATCCTCGATGTCTTCATCGGAGATTCTTTCAATCTTGGGGCACTGAGAGGCGTTGAGGACACCAATCACCTTACAGAACTTGAAGTAGCAAGACAGATCCTCGCCTTGGGACGACGCTTTCTGAAGAACCTTGAGAGCCACGGCAGCCTCTTCTCTCCCACCAACGTCGTAGATTCTCATCAACACATTCGCCATTCTCTTACAGAACTTGCTGTAAACGTCGAATATCTCAACTATCACGCAATCCATGGCTTCAAGGATCAGTGCATTCTGCTTCATGCTCTCGTTCCGAGGCTTTATGTGAAGGAGCGAGTCAATCAGCGCTTGAAAATTCTGCAACATTTTAAGCTCCTCCATCAACGTCTCCTCAACCTCAAGACCATCCTTCTTGTTGTTCTTCATGCTCACCCTCTTGAATTCGGAGGAAACGAACGCTGACCTTTGGTCCAAGTAATTGAAATAGGCACGCACGAAGGAGTTGAATCCCCAAGCTTTTGAAGGGTGCAGGTATCCATCGGAGAAGTTTGAAAAATCGAAAGGTAACCTTCCCATCTTCTGCACCGCAGCAATGTTGGTGCAGAAGACGCCATGCATGAGCATGAGGCCCTTGATGGCAACCACCCAGTTCTTCGTCTTCTCCATTCGAAAGGACAAGGCGAAGAGCAGGGGCTTCAGGTGCAACGGGGACGTTCGGAGCCATTGAAAGACTCTCTGGACGTTCTTACAATCGATGCAGTGCTCATCATGGCTTGTAGCCTTGATGACCACCGCTTCAAAGATAGGATTTTGATATGGACCGTTATGCATCAATTTAGCGGTCCATATACTTTTCTTATCTTTGATAGCCCCCGTTGCCTTTTGCCATagcctcatttttttttcttttccctcctcctCTTCGTGATTGCTTGttcctttctctttttatttgttaAGGTTTTTTCTTCCTTGAATGTTCCGTTATTACGGTTAGCGTATGTTTATAATTGGCCGATACGGTTTTGAAATTACCGTTTGGGCACGTGGATATTGGCGGCAACaagcaaacaacaacaacaacaacaacaacgaagaagaagaagaagaaaggttgttcttcctccttgttcttgttcttgctgTTGTCTAGAATGTTTTGTTGGAAGTGGGTTTGTGCCATTCACGATGGTTGTAATAAACGTGTATTTTGGAGTTTCATGTGGTGGAATTTGGTAGTTTGCAGCTTGTAATGATGTGTCAGCCAGAAACACGCTTtggttatttctttctttcttttgttaatgtGATGAGTTGTCGTTTTATGGAGTGAGTTTGTTGCTATCATAATTAACAACTAAATATAGATTAATTTAATCACTAATAGAAATTGGCCTCTTGCTGAATTGCTTGCCTCTGTCGCCCTTTAAAAGGCAATATTTGGATGCATGGAAAATCATTCATCAATAATTGGTACTATTTTCGGCagtttgaaaaatgaaaacagaacATATATGTATGTGGTATTTAATATTGCTAACACTTAATTTTTCGGCTATTAATTCAGAATTAAGTTCTAACAAGCCTCCTATTCATATAGTTAGTGGACTGTGGTGCCAACTTTGCTTTTTGTGTCTACTACTGTCCCATTTTCCAACATATGTTATTCAGTAATGTCTGATTTGTTGATTTGCAATTTAATTAATATGAGACATTAGTATATATAACCTAAAATTAAGCAAtatagaacataaagcagagtTGTAAAGTTAGTAGCGAAGGCGAATGCAAATGATGTAGGCTTTCCCCACCAAGTGCACCTTTGTCGTCCTCGATATCTGAGAATTAGAGTTGCAAATGGCAATAACATTGAAACTAGAACAAATGATACCAATCCCATTCCGATCCTACAAAAAGCATGTTATATATGCATCGATATAAACGTAGTAGTAGTAGGGGGCATTCAAAAGTGAGAATGAAGACTAAAGTGATAGCAAGAATGACGCTATGTTTGTTGCTTTCGGCTCTTTACGATGATGGAATGTCTTGTGTGTTGGGTGTAGCAGCAAGCAAGCACAAAatccccccctctctctagaaagaGATTGATGCTTACATTTTCAACAAAGCAAAGCAGAAGAAGCTAAGAAAGCCAATAATAAAAGGAAAAGCGCAAAATCGTATTTGAACCCTTTTGGGGTTAAAATATTCATAACTTGGGTGAAATACCATTCTATTGTGCTTTAATTTGCACTGTGTGtcactactctctctctctctctctctatactCCTTTTTATGCTGCTGACTGTCCCCtctcttttcctctttcttttttctctctctacacATACACAACACTAAATTAAAGTGAGAGCAGTGCTTCTGGCATGAACTTAcaggttcatgggattttcatgcGCGGATCATTTCATTCTTGTAAGTCCCTCTTACTATATAAGTAGCTGCATGAGAGTAAGAAGCTTTAATTTGTTGTGTATTGCATTATTGTCAGGATGAAAAGGAGGGAGATGAGAATGGTGGGAGCAGTGCAATAACTCAACAAGGTCAAGGAAGGGCCTTCATAATGGAagtgcatcatcatcatcagcataGTAATAATGAGAACAACACAGATTTCTTTCCAGTGGAACACCCCATGGAGCCTACAGATGAAGATCGTCCAGTCAAATGCCCAATGCCCGAGTCATCCGTTATCAATAACAACGTAAGCAACGTATTCATTATCTGCATTACATGTTTTCTTATGTTATATATGGCGTTTGCATGAACAACAAATTAAGTATAATGTTCTCTTTCACCAAGGAGGACTATGAATTTAACTTGTATATGGTTCTGCCAGTTTTGCAGTACCATTTCACTCAACACATCATATCTTGAGCAATGTAGAGATCCAATCATGTTTTTGGACTTACACCCTctatatttctctctctctctctctctctctctctctctctctctctcctcaatCAATTATTGGTGTTTGGTGTGGTGGgtgaattttgtatttttatggtACTGTAAATTCATATAGAACATAGAATACTGTATATGAAATGGACATGACTATTCATATTGCCTCAAGACAAATTCTGCTACAGTCATATATAATATATTGCTCATCATCTAGTGATCTTGCtgtttatcaagctactcttttCTATTGTCTTATGGACTACTTCTAAaggtaaatatttattaaaacttAATTCACAAAATATGTTGTGGATGTTATAAATGGCTTTGGCAGGATGGTGGCGTGCATGATAAAAGACATGCAGAAAGCTTAAGGAAGAGAGTAGAGATATCTGAAGCCACAGTGGAAGGAGGAAGAGTGGCTACCATGGATACAGAGCCTCGTGCTCGAGGAGTCCGAAAGAGGCACCACACCCTCACACATGGAGGAGACCTTGTAATGACTCCATTAATCAGAATGCCAACACCTCCTCCCCTCCCCTCACACCAGAATATTGCCATCTTTGAAATGCTTCAGCAGTTGGACAAATTTGagccttaattttttttttttaataaattttaagggAAGATAGAAAGAGGAAGTTCCATCACCACATTCTATGTAATCATAATGCATTTTGATTTCATGTTGGTTTAGCACATCTTCAATCAAATAGAACAAGAGGAGAAGCATAGTTACCGCATACTACTCATTAT
Coding sequences:
- the LOC112792482 gene encoding protein BASIC PENTACYSTEINE2 — protein: MDDDMLNMTNWGYYEPFKGGHLGLQLMPGMTDRDTKPFMPGRDPTMLVNTNGTFHPRDCVVSEAQMPINYVRDSWISQRDRFFNMQPTNPNYPVLPETSAAPTQITQPPDTSRDEKADIVEETVQKEGVQPRKRQGRVASTTPKAKKPRKPKDNSNAPVQRSKPMKTIEFVINGIDMDISSLPIPVCSCTGTPQQCYRWGCGGWQSACCTTNVSTYPLPMSMKRRGARIAGRKMSQGAFKKVLEKLAAEGYNFGNPIDLRNHWARHGTNKFVTIR
- the LOC112792479 gene encoding putative clathrin assembly protein At1g25240, with the protein product MRLWQKATGAIKDKKSIWTAKLMHNGPYQNPIFEAVVIKATSHDEHCIDCKNVQRVFQWLRTSPLHLKPLLFALSFRMEKTKNWVVAIKGLMLMHGVFCTNIAAVQKMGRLPFDFSNFSDGYLHPSKAWGFNSFVRAYFNYLDQRSAFVSSEFKRVSMKNNKKDGLEVEETLMEELKMLQNFQALIDSLLHIKPRNESMKQNALILEAMDCVIVEIFDVYSKFCKRMANVLMRIYDVGGREEAAVALKVLQKASSQGEDLSCYFKFCKVIGVLNASQCPKIERISDEDIEDLERIISSGDNMAIVLSDSCMEKELKTVITEQWEVFDDVDDYSSSWQNKNPFLDSSYDYSLVCQPPPPPQVLPDLISF
- the LOC112792483 gene encoding uncharacterized protein, producing MGFSCADHFILDEKEGDENGGSSAITQQGQGRAFIMEVHHHHQHSNNENNTDFFPVEHPMEPTDEDRPVKCPMPESSVINNNDGGVHDKRHAESLRKRVEISEATVEGGRVATMDTEPRARGVRKRHHTLTHGGDLVMTPLIRMPTPPPLPSHQNIAIFEMLQQLDKFEP